In Glycine max cultivar Williams 82 chromosome 4, Glycine_max_v4.0, whole genome shotgun sequence, the genomic stretch ttttttgcacatgttctaaagttgcatcctatccggagccatatcaaaattgtactgatacttcctaatgaaggcaaccattaggtccctccaagaatggactcgggatgTTTTAAGATTAGTGTACCATGTGACGACTGCCCCAATAAGGCTCTCTTGAAAGAAATACACCAGtagtttttcatctttcatgtacacccccatcttctgacagtACAATTttaggtgattcttggggcaagtggTCCCCTTGTATTTATCGAAATCTAGCACCTTGAACTTCAGAGGGATGACGACGTCAGGCACTAGGTATAACTCTACCATGTTAGCAAAAGCATGATCTCTGCCTTCTTCAATGgccttgagcctttcctttatATGATCCAATTTCCCTTTTTCCACCATAGCAGGAGGGACTCTCCCCGccacaaaatgcaagggttgtggttgtgagCGAAATTGAGGTTCCTCCAAAGTTTTTGGCAAGGGTACACCATCAACTGCTTGcccctcagtggcatatccaagGTTAGGCTTGAAgttggctagattgtggtggggtatTTCATGTGCCTCCCTCATGGGTTGAGAAACATATGCATGATCAGactgaggttgttggctctcagtGAGTGTGGGattggagttattgacattctcatcgggagtgtccaccacattgggtggtgtgtagttgggaggcaagccatatggaaggaaggcatgcttgttttgaacttgcagaaaatgggggccgcccgtacttcccaattcCTTACCTTCCTGACCTACCATATCcaaggttggatgatttatttggttgaggccagccacattgacctccatcatcttcttcatgctcatcatatcattatggccatttgctctttcaggGCCTCTATGTTGGTCTTTATCCGCTCTTGCACCTcgtctacttcacccattactctatcTCTAGTGCGCGTTCGGTAAGGGCATCGTAAAgtgtgttctttccttttgataacaatgattacagttttgatttcaaggaaagaatgcaatgagcaatgcaaccaatgaaaagcatggatgtatgtgtataatgcattgttgaagtattgcaaattttatgCAGGACATAGGgttaaatcaattaaaacaacATGGTCCATCACATCTTGTCAAAGTGAGACTGAAAATAACACATGGATGTGAACAGTCCTTAACTTTTTTGTAAATTGGCAGTAGACAAAAAAATGATGTAACTCaatccatcttctgccccaactttcacaagttggttacttccatacttgaccttgacttaatgaaccttttcttaaaatgtgtgcttggttcaaccctaaaatccaaggaaaagaaattttgattggcAATACTTCAGCaacctatcatagagatgaatgactagggCACACTCAtgatatgcatggaaaatgtaattatgagattgagatgcctaAAAAACCATcattttcctagttaaccatgcattaagTACCACATTCACATCATTTTTTTCTAGAGAAAtgggtgtataatcccaacaagGTTGGTCTATAGCCAttatcatggtacccaacacatgtaactaagaatgtggtgtgactTCTCATGCTTTTGTGacttccttttgtttttttttttttttgctttgttttgtttttttgtttttgcagaggaaaatgcaaggatcatgcattaGTGAACATCACATGCGTACAATGGAAATGGAATATATGTAGTTagcagaacaaaagcatgctaaatgaaaGGGGTATGATAATGCGGtgatttatgcaaatgcaatgcatgaatatgatgcaGGAGTGATATggccattatgatgccatgaagagatgcatgacgtaattaaggaatatgccagaGTAAGTTTTCTATGTGCCCCCTAATTGAGGAATCTAATGGAAAAGATCCAAAAGTCCCCTTTTAGTGACAACTCCAAGGGGGGTGTCATGTAACTTTACTGACTTCTAGAGATaccatcctcttaggtaatacattgtggcgatagggactatcagcggcaatgcatcaccaaaagagataaactctagatgaggcttcactatcatcaagcgagtcggagacccaacatgaccatagattgacctccactccttatggctcacatagacccgggtatagggcctaatatctcaatgtgtgtgcaaggtgtaggtgccatgtgtgtatagaaaaaatatttataactatgaatgtaatcgaTAGACAACCACACactaaacacaacaacataacaATGATTGTATACAAATATGGACAgcataaaagataaaagggaaaagggaaaataaataaagaagaagtcatcATAAAAGCATTGCGCACTGActgaatggcctaactctctaacagtccccagtggagtcaccaactaTTGCAACTTGTCCTTTGGGGgggggagggcgacgcgagacttgatggtgcatcttccaaggaaggaaaaagtgtggagtcaccaccaacttttattcaaggaaaatgtcagaaaaaccaaaaagacaaaAGGTCTAGGGTCtgcgtattttgaaaatgagggttcgggaTTCATTTACGCGtaggaaaggtattagcaccccacgcgcccatcacaagggatgacagcctctaatcgagtgtgcaaatcatgacttcaatattatttatcttccctttttatgttttattattttttcccttttatgtttttttacttttttggggtcgacaagggtgtttccctcgctcctatgtatcctcaattgcaatgaggaaatcagacttatgtagttctttaagaactgaacgttggttaaattgtttgtttatcttttttgaaagatttattttaaccaagcaaaagtcgtttaaggcgttggacctcgaaatgatcttttgatttttgaaaggagagaatcattaagttgttggaccttgaaacgatctcttgatttttgaaaagaggagaaagagtcatttaggcgttggaccttgaaatgatcttctcaagtttgaaaggcgagaatcgttaaggcgttggacctttgaaaaatatcttgatttttttatgaaatgaagaagtttgtgagttggttttatttggttttggctcaTTAATCTTGAATCCTTTTTTAGAGATAACGTGTGGTgctaatgatcggttaaaacttattttacattgatgaaaAGAGTTTATGACTCAAACGATTGATCGAAACTTATTTAAacagtgattaagtgagattacaacacaaacgatcggttgaattttattttaatggtgattaaacgagattataGTATGAACGATCGGTCAAAGCTcgctttaaacaaagaaaaagatcaccaATGAttaaagaaggagatgaagatggacaaaaaataaaagggaaCCCCTAAGGATCCATAAATCaagttcaaatccttaaaagcaAACACTAACCTAAttaagaacgaagaacgatgaagaacgacaaagaacgGCCAAAGAATGAACGACGAACGGTGTAGGAATCGATCACGGATGCGATTCGGAAGTGTTTCAgccttgttttctcttctttcttcctcatttctctcctttcttcttctttttggacCTCTGGACTTCAGGGAACTTCAGGGACCCTTTTCCTTCAGCCCCTTGTTAGTCGgttaatacgactaacttttgtgtaaaaaaagttgtgtaaattgtattcgACTCCTTCCATTTACAGTTCTTTTTGTAGTATTGtgagtactttttgttaaatataggtaataagtacttagtatcccacttttgtgtaattaataacctttccatttcaatttcaggtaaaataaGCAAGTTTATAGAAGTGCTGATTTTGagccgctcgctaagccaattctcTGGCAcagcgagccatccgctaagcgaagCATTTCATGGATAAGCGCGTAGAAGATCCTGGAAGTAGATGAGTTGTCatgatgcgcttagcgagaatcAATTGGCTAAGCTCACCGCTTGAACATCCAGGCTAAGCAAAGAAGAGGTGTGCTAAGCCAAATGTCACTTAATTTGGCTAAGTGAACCAAAATGTGGCTGAGCGAACAACCAAAAATTAGCAACACTATTTAAAGCCTGAAATCATAAATGGAAGGAAGTTCTCAATTTTTGGCGTTTTCCCTGTTCTTGGAAGCATTCATCTGAGTGGCTGAGTGGCGGAGAGAACTTTTGGTGTGAAGATCCTGAGGAACAGCAGAGATTAAAGAGGAAGTTATCATGTGGAGTATTGGATGAgagtttgagtgattgtgaggtttctagaggtgaaggagacatcttcacCACTTGTACTTCctaatctttcattttctctttttcatctttgtaagagaagcttcccagttatggagagctaaatcctcagttggttcttcctatggggtaGTTGATGTAAATCCTCTTATATCTATCTATTGATGTTgcgtgtgttctctgtgctatcagtacttcatttttagtatgctttttccttgatcatgtagatgcatgctcagttagggtcattcaacattgggaaatggtttaatccttagaacttgataggacggggctagtttatcgtattttcacgagggatcgaggtacggtaacctagttgttggtatgtatgtcttaatgtagttctggtcaagtttagtccaacaagagggatttgaGGATGACGCTTGgctaggattaggctaaacacgCATGAGACATCGAGGTTTAGCaatccaggagacaacataaaACATTGGAacattgttaggtagagaacatCTTTAGTAGCATCAGTCGCCtagtaggaagaccaacacgttgaCCATCTACCTTCACACCCACCACCGCTCACCTTTTATTTACCTTTGTTTAGTTAGTTTACACACGTGTCCATACTACACACAAACTTTTTATAACAAGACGCTTATTTACTGAACcacagctttaccaagtaaaacaagttccccgagagtttgatactcggttcttaccgctttatactacttgcgcgatccggtacacttgttggcatcaaacaagtttttggcgccattTCCAGGGAACTtatttctatttggaaagtttagttcaattcttcaagtgtctattctttattctttaattatttgtgaaaaattgcttttaattcatatttgttttcttcttgaattggatAACCGTTGTTTCTGTCAGTATTttgtatgcatagatctcccacaggcaacctagttcctctggacttggaAATTGAAGCTACCTTAAGAAGGAACAACCCAATAGGAGAAGGAAGTTGTTGCAAGATAGGACAATAGCTTCCACTCTAGAAGAAGAAGCTCAATCTTCTAACTCTACATCATCTGATTCACTATCATCAAGGGAATCAGCTATATACTTACTAGAAGCCTCTGTCATGGCTGATGAAGACCAGCAAAGGgttacccttgaggattattctAGTAGCTCAGTGTCGCAATTCTTTGCAAGTATTGTGCGTCCTGAAGTCCAAGCTCACAATATAAACTatcctcattctttgattcatctGATACAAGGTAACTTATTTCatggattaccaaatgaggACCCCTATGTACATCTGGCAACATACATAGAAATCTGTAACATTGTGAAGATTGTAGGAGTGCCAGATGAAGCCATTAGGCTcagtttattttcattttctttggcaggagaagccaagaaGTGGCTCCATTCATTCAAAGGTAACAGTATAAAGACATGGGAGGAAGTTGTtgagaaatttctgaagaaatacttccccGAGTCAAAAACTGCATAAGGGAAAGTTGTTATTTCATCATTTCACCAGTTCCCTGATGAATCCTTGAGTGAAGCATTGCAGAGGTTTTGgggtttattgagaaagactcccacACATGGattctctgagccaattcaattgaacatgtttatagatgggctgagaccacaaaccaagcaattgTTAGATACTTCAGCAGGAGGAAAGATAAAGCTGAAGACCCCTGAGGAGGCAACTGAACTGATTGAGAATATTTCTGCCAGTGATCATGTTATTCTACGTGATAGAGTGCATCAACGTACCGAGAAGAGCTTATTGGATTTATCATCACAAGACACTATGTTGGCACACaataagttgctttctaagcaacttgagatcttaatagaaatagttggtaagttgccaactaaagTGTCTACTGGTCAACCTTCACaatcttctgttttgcaggttatgGGTTGTACCATTTGTGGTGGTGCTCATGAATCCGGCCATTGTATTCCTTTTGAAGAACAAACGCAGGAAGTCAGTTACATGGGAAATCAACAAAGGCAAGGATACAACCTAGGAGGATTCTCAGGTTTCCAGCAAGGTCCCTACAATCAGCAAGGACAATGGAGATCACACCCTGGtaatcaattcaataaggacCAGGGTGGACCTTCCAATAGGCCGCCTCAACAAGGGCCTAATATTTTCTAGAGGACTACCAAACTGGAAGAAACTCTAGTTCAATTCATGCAAGTGATCATGTCCAATCATAAGAGTACTAAGTCGGCCTTGAAAAACCTTGAGATTCAGGTGGGTCAACTAGCCAAGCAGTTAGCTGGGAAGTCATCCAAGAGCTTTGGGAAAAATACTAAGAAGAATCCCAAAGAAGAGTGTAAAGTTGTTGTAACAAGAAGCAGGAAGCTTGTAGCGGCTGAGGATGAGGATGTTGTTGCTTTGAAGGAGCAAGCTGCTTTGAAGGACACCACTATTAAAAAGAAGAATGAGGTAAATAATGGtcgaagagaaagaaataaaagaccaagaaaaagaaatagaggtagaaaaagaaaaagaaaaagaagaaaaagaaaaagttaaaaaaataaagatgaagaaaagagtaggagtgaaaaagaaagagaaaagaggaaagaaaaagctTCAGAGAAGGGTACGGAAGTGCCATATCCCATGGTACCTTCCGAGAAAGATAAGGACCGCCATCTGGCAAGATTCCTAgacattttcaggaaactggaaataactatgccctttggagaagctttgcagcagatgccactctactcaaaGTTTTTGAAATATATGTTGACAAGGAAGCACAAATACATTCACCAGGAGGATATCGTTGTGGAAGGCAACTGCAGTGTTGTGATACagaagatccttccaccaaaaCACAAGGACCCTGGAAGTGtgactattccttgttcaataggTGAAGTCATAGTGGGAAAGGCTCTCATTGACTTGGGAGCCAATATCAActtaatgccactctccatgtgtagAAGGTTTGCAGAGTTGGAAATCATGCCCACCAGAATGACTTTGTAGCTTGTTGATCGATCCATCACAAGGCCTTACGGGGTAATTGAAGACGTTCTGATAAGAGTGAAGATAAGAGTGAAGCAGATGGTCTTTCCAGCTGACTTCATGGTCATGGATGTGGAGGAAGACCATGAGGTTCCCATCATTTTGGGACGGCCCATTATGTTAACTGCAAGCTGTGTAGTTGACATGGGAGGAAAGACATTGGAAAtgggttttgaagatcagaagaTCAATTTTGATCTATTTGAAGAAGACAAGCCTATGTCAGATCAGAATGTCTGCTTGCAAGTGATGGAGGGTGGTAAGGAGGTCCTGAAGTTAAAGGACAAAGTGGatatcacccattgaggtaaaagcgtcaagctaatgatgttaaagaagcacttcctaggaggcaacccagtgttgaattctttcattttgttttcatgCATTACATAAGTTAGAATTTGTTTGGTGATCATTGAAAAAGGGGTTTATTAGcttgtttttaataatagatatataGGTTTTTTCTTGAAGGAGGACTGAGTTttaacttagaatttttttttgaaaaacaatccTCTCACTAAGCCAAATTGCTCTGGCTGAGCGTATAGTTGTCATGCGCTAAGTGAGCCATAGGCCACGCTGAGCGATTCAACCCCTGCATCTATAGCTGACTCAGTGCACTAAGCGGACCATCATTAAGCTAAGCCCAATTCAGTTTGATTTGTGTTGGGCTAAGCCAATAGTcactgcgctaagcccaatatGTTTGCGGCATGTATTTGGCTAAGCGAATAtcaactcgctaagccaaagaCCCCTGTTCTGTAGGATGCCTTTCAGTCGTTGAGTCGGCCCTGagcctggcttagcgagagttgcaggaaTTTTCATTTGCACAACTCATTGAGCGCATCTACTTTCGCTAAGCccagtcaaaaaaaaaattgaatttcaaaatttgggCTTGGGCTCAGCGAAACGGCCCGCCAAGCGAGCgttttgagaaaccaaacgtctctcacTACTCGCTTAGCGGCTGCACTCGCTAAGAGAGTTGGTTGAAAAACAGATAAGTGCGTGTAACAGCAGTTATACTCATATTCACTCAGATTTTCTAAAACACATCTCCTGCAACCTCTCTCTCCCAAATAGTTGTGCATTGCATTTGTGCATTCTTCGTGCATCTTCTGTTAATCTTCACGAAGCACTTctaatccaagtaagttcctcatttcatttatgcttttgtttttgttaatacCTTAGGATAGAAGACATTAGGttagcaatttaatttttaggattATATTGTAAATAGAATAGATAAAAATTAGGACTTTGTGAAAGATTGTACTGTGTAGGTAATTTTGATGGTTTTGCATGTTTGATAGGTGCCTTTTAGAGGcctaaaaagagaagaaaatgaagttcATTTTCTGCGGTTTTTCTGGAAAgtgcgatgaactcgctaagtgaGTTCATCAAAAGTGTTTGAATGTATGCATTTccagatgaactcgctaagccagccatgatgcgctaagcgagttcatctttttaAGATGAATGTTCATCATCTAGTATGAACATGGCAAAGCGACAGTTGTGCACGCTAAGCCACCAGAGCCttgaaagagacaaaacttgAGGCTAAGCGAgtgttgtctcgctaagcccaagtaACTTAGAGCATTTTCTGATCAATTGTTGTGCGCTAAGCCAAGGGTATTTGAGCTAAGCGCAATTCGTTGTGGCAATCATTGGGCTAAGCGTGTCTAATGCGCTAAGCCACTTAACTCAAAAAATTTTGTGAAAGTTTtggatgcgctaagcgccactaTTGTGGGCTAAGCACAATTCAGTGTGGCCTTCATTCGGCTAAGCGTGACTCTGTTGCGCTAAGCCACTGTGTGAAATAACCTACTCTTGGCTAAGCTAGTGCCTacctcgctaagccaattatgcaGAAACAAATTTTATGTCATAATTGGCTAAGCATACCCCTGTTGCGCTAAGCCGTAGTGTTATTTTTCTGAGGGCGCGTTAAGCGAGTGgtatcccgctaagcgcacatAGTTAATTTCagcttttattttctatttttaaacttGAATAAATTTTGGTCTAATGTGAATTTtgggttctttttttatagatGGCATCCAGGAAAAGGAAAAGCGCCGCTTCCAGGCCTCAAGCTCAATATGATACCAGGAGATTCGAATCCTTGGAAGCTTGGAACCGATACACAGATAACATTCTGGACCGGAGGATCCTTTCGGAAAGGAATGTTAAGATTTATCATACCGAATTTGACAAGTTTAAGGCAGAGTTGGAGAGGCATAACTTACACAAACGTCTCACCAATCTCCAAGATGGAAGCATAGATGTAGCTATGGTgaaggagttttatgctaatagCCTGGTTTTCGAGGATGAGGATTGATGCTGACAGCCTGAACACCTTCTTAGAGACCCTAGTAGTTTTGGAGGAGGGTGAGACACTGCCTACCTATTCCAGATTTACGAGGATGAGGATTGATCCTCAAGAGTTTGTTGCCCGTCTCTGCATCCTTGAAAGGGGTTTTGTTTTGAATGCAGAGGGCCACCCTTGGAAGCTTTTGAGGAAAGATCTCACCACTCTTGCACAGACATGGAGTGTCTTCTCCTACAGCAACCTGACTCCCACTTCCCACACCTCTGACCTTAATATGGACAGAGCCAGGTTGGTTTACGGCTTAGTCATGGGCATGGACATGAATATCGGAGCCCTAATCTCAGGTCAGATTTCTACCATTGCCCAGAGTAACTCCTCTAGGCTCGAATTTCCAGCCTTGATTACTGCTCTATGCAGAGCTAGAGGAGTTACCTCTGACAGTCTGACCTATGAGAGCCTGAGCCCggccattaacttggcctacattaAGAAAAATTGTTGGAATGTGGATGATCTGACAGTTAACTTCAAAAGGGCAAGGAAGGTAAGGGCTCGACCAACAgatattccttcttcttctgcacCACTAACTCCTTCCACTTTTTCACCACCAGCTCCTCCCACTTCTGTCACCCCTACACCAGCTGCCCAGGACCCTCAacgctttgaagccatgcttcagagTATTCATCAAGGGCAGATCTTATTACTGCAGAGCTTGCAGGTGGTAGCTCCTCCAGGGTCCATTCTGTTAGTAGAGCAGTTCATTAAGAAGGTATCCTGGCTTGGAACCTTACCTTCTGTTGTGAGAGAGGGTGAGGGCCCCAGTGCTCAGGTACCTCAACAGGTACAGGATGCGTCTTTTGAGGCTACCATCCCTGgagcttttgatttttcaggtGCAGATGTAGAGATGAGACCTGATGAGGTTGTTCCTCCTGAGCCAATTGTGCCAGTTATACATGAGACTGTTGAAGAAGGTGAGTCATAGTTGAGGCAGGAGGCTGCTACTCCTGACAGGACATCACAAACCCCAGAAGGTCCACTCTCATCAGGGATGGACCTATTTTTTGCTCAGCAGGTAGCAGATCCTCCTACACCTATCATGGAGATGCCAGAAGACCCTACCACACCAGTCCTGAGACTGTCATCCACTCCTCCAGCTACTCTAGTTTTACATCTAACAGATGAAAAGGATATGCAGGACACACAGGACCAGTCACAAGAATTCTAAATTCTTGATTTTGCTTTTTTgggaattattataattattatagttttaGTACATTGTTTTTGgtgattttgatttatatttataattatatatttatctttctgTGAATAATTAGTATGCATGTTTTGAAGCATACTGAATAGCTTAACTTGATTCTCTGAGTATGCAGTGCAAACACTTGATCTTTTTGTGGAATTATTGGTTTTGTGAATTGATtgtggaatgaatgcatgatttaaATGAAGTGTGTGTTTTTATCATGagttgagcaagtgtgtatgttagatgagaaagaacaagaaagtaGGCTCACAATTAGAAATGTTAATCAGTGGACAGGTctattgtgaaagaaaagcttgatcataaaccggtgagagtgtgaacttaattgttgagagaacgactagcatagagtaataatttttgcatcaatctctaaatttagaataaaatgtATGAATTGGAAATTATGAAGGCCATTTTTGTATATACAAGCCACTTGACCAAAAGCTTACCTATTATCAATGATTATATCATTTGCACCCATCTTTGAGCTAAACTATAGTTGTATTGAACCATGAGCCTTGAATTGTAATTCCTATTTACCTTGCTTAGGTTTTTAGAGGGCACATTGGTTTAGGACAATttcaccccaaatttgggggagtctGTTAGATGGTTAATGCTTAAAGGTAAGAAACAAC encodes the following:
- the LOC113001416 gene encoding uncharacterized protein — encoded protein: MADEDQQRVTLEDYSSSSVSQFFASIVRPEVQAHNINYPHSLIHLIQGNLFHGLPNEDPYVHLATYIEICNIVKIVGVPDEAIRLSLFSFSLAGEAKKWLHSFKDTSAGGKIKLKTPEEATELIENISASDHVILRDRVHQRTEKSLLDLSSQDTMLVMGCTICGGAHESGHCIPFEEQTQEVSYMGNQQRQGYNLGGFSGFQQGPYNQQGQWRSHPGNQFNKDQGGPSNRPPQQGPNIF